A region of Reichenbachiella carrageenanivorans DNA encodes the following proteins:
- a CDS encoding sialate O-acetylesterase: MIFTLLIFAPACDEQAIEESIAKEETKEEEEVVEEDDKVEDEEEDVVEEEEEVIEEEETVEEEEDPNFQGSRANFPRKVEYVESTDMPSKDKLYIFIMAGQSNMAGRGFVEPQDTIPNSRILSIDASLNWIQAKEPLHWYEPKFTGLDCGVSFAQTLLNSVPADVSIAMIPCAVGGSNIHNWQTNAEHREVFLLDNFKEKVAHAEQYGTIKGVIWHQGESNSSTSAATYKTKLTDVISIFRTEIGDDNLPFIMGELGQYTSPEDKQDRWDTFNDNLHLIADEDDNLSVVLSDNLTDIGDGTHMDSESQRELGKRYAAAYVELTED, translated from the coding sequence GCAAAAGAAGAAACCAAAGAAGAAGAAGAGGTCGTAGAAGAAGACGACAAAGTTGAAGATGAAGAAGAGGACGTCGTAGAAGAGGAAGAGGAGGTAATCGAGGAAGAAGAAACGGTGGAAGAGGAAGAAGATCCAAACTTTCAGGGATCAAGAGCCAATTTTCCCCGAAAGGTAGAATATGTAGAAAGTACAGACATGCCTAGTAAAGACAAACTATATATTTTCATTATGGCTGGTCAATCCAATATGGCTGGACGAGGATTTGTAGAACCTCAAGACACCATTCCAAATAGCAGAATATTATCGATTGATGCATCTTTGAATTGGATACAAGCAAAGGAACCACTACACTGGTATGAACCAAAATTTACAGGATTGGATTGCGGAGTATCATTTGCGCAGACCTTGCTCAATTCCGTCCCAGCGGATGTTTCTATTGCGATGATCCCTTGTGCCGTAGGTGGTAGCAATATACACAACTGGCAAACCAACGCTGAGCATAGAGAGGTATTCCTTCTGGACAACTTCAAGGAAAAAGTAGCACATGCCGAACAATACGGAACGATAAAAGGTGTAATCTGGCATCAGGGCGAAAGCAACTCCAGCACATCGGCTGCTACTTACAAAACGAAGTTGACCGACGTGATCAGCATATTCAGAACTGAAATTGGTGACGACAATTTACCGTTTATCATGGGTGAACTGGGACAATACACCTCACCTGAGGACAAGCAAGACAGATGGGATACTTTTAATGACAACCTCCATCTGATCGCTGATGAAGACGACAATCTTTCGGTGGTTCTCTCTGACAACCTTACCGACATCGGTGACGGCACTCATATGGATTCCGAATCCCAAAGAGAACTAGGAAAAAGGTATGCGGCTGCCTACGTAGAGTTGACGGAAGATTAA
- a CDS encoding SDR family oxidoreductase, with protein MEYISDKKILVTGGAGFIGSNLCEQLLGLGNHVVCLDNFSTGKRSNIEQLLDNPNFSLIEGDIRDLAVCHAAASDVDVVLHQAALGSVPRSINDPITTNDVNVSGFLNMLVAAKEAKVERLVYAASSSTYGDAEQLPKVEEHIGKPLSPYAITKYVNELYADIFYQTYGLNTIGLRYFNVFGRKQDPDGGYAAVIPKFIKTLINHESPVINGDGSYSRDFTYIDNVIQMNLLALSTTNEAALNQVYNTAYGDRNTLNDLISYIQKYLSAYDPQIQSIEIEYGPNRVGDIPHSLASIDKAKRLLGYDPQFDFQNGLEETVKWFWENNGV; from the coding sequence ATGGAGTACATTAGTGACAAGAAGATATTAGTGACTGGCGGAGCTGGGTTTATAGGTTCTAATCTATGTGAACAGTTGTTGGGCTTGGGCAACCATGTGGTGTGTCTGGACAATTTCTCGACTGGCAAACGATCCAATATTGAGCAGTTGCTAGACAATCCAAATTTCTCTCTTATAGAAGGAGATATTCGAGACTTGGCAGTTTGCCATGCAGCCGCTTCTGATGTAGATGTGGTTTTGCACCAGGCAGCATTGGGTTCTGTGCCTCGCTCTATCAATGATCCGATCACAACCAATGATGTGAACGTTTCGGGTTTTTTGAATATGCTCGTAGCAGCTAAAGAAGCCAAAGTGGAGCGGTTGGTCTATGCGGCGAGCTCGTCGACTTACGGAGATGCCGAACAGCTCCCTAAAGTAGAGGAGCACATCGGAAAGCCTTTGTCTCCCTATGCTATTACCAAATATGTGAATGAGCTATATGCCGATATTTTTTATCAAACGTATGGGCTAAATACCATCGGTTTGCGATATTTTAATGTATTTGGGAGGAAGCAAGATCCAGATGGAGGGTACGCTGCAGTAATTCCTAAGTTTATCAAAACTTTGATCAATCATGAATCGCCTGTGATCAATGGGGATGGTAGCTACTCTCGTGATTTCACTTACATAGATAATGTGATACAGATGAATTTGCTAGCCCTGAGTACGACTAATGAAGCGGCACTAAACCAAGTTTATAATACGGCCTATGGCGACCGTAATACGCTCAATGACTTGATCAGTTACATACAAAAATATCTCAGTGCTTATGATCCTCAGATCCAATCGATAGAAATAGAGTATGGCCCGAATCGAGTAGGGGATATTCCGCATTCTTTGGCCAGTATAGATAAAGCTAAGCGACTATTGGGCTACGATCCTCAGTTTGATTTTCAAAACGGACTGGAAGAAACCGTGAAGTGGTTTTGGGAAAATAATGGGGTGTAA
- a CDS encoding B12-binding domain-containing radical SAM protein — MAQSIHTLLLTPPFTQLNTPYPATAYLKGFLNTIDAPASQADLGIEVILALFTRKGIQRLFQKINEGRFQLGANENRMVSLQETYLSTIEPVIAFLQNKNPTLAYSISERDYLPEASRFDQIDDLEWAFGNLGIQDKARHLATLYLEDLADLIKNTIDPFFGFSRYAERLSLSAESFDPLYESLNAAPSFIDEILFDCLAQKLTTVQPGLVCLSVPFPGNLYGALRCGQYLKQHHPGIKIAMGGGYPNTELRSLKDSRLFEFIDYITLDDGERPIQLLLDHLSRQIGQTKLKRTLLLLDGHVTYVNGASQPDVTFSQTGTPDYAGMALDQYLSVIEITNPMHRLWSDGRWNKLTMAHGCYWKKCTFCDISLDYIKNYEPVSAAIICDRMEAQIQQTGETGFHFVDEAAPPALMREVAIEILRRQLKVSWWTNIRFEKRFTPDLCRLLKASGCIAVSGGLEVASDRLLEKIQKGVTVAQVAQVTDNFTASGIMVHAYLMYGFPTQTEQETIDSLEMVRQLFELGVIQSAFWHQFAMTAHSPVGMTPEAFGAKALIAAGDFAHNDIPHEDLEGADHALFSEGLRKSLFNYMHGACLDFPLQEWFDFEIPETTISPFEIEMAIQNNPGTPISNSSKLVWLHANPQISFYSKKQKGKTQTRCKFVIHTHQSTEEAIFNQAQGQSLKVTFEKLTVKRGTPITLAEFKTIYEQEGSESFDKLTKSQGWQTLRKVGLLMV; from the coding sequence ATGGCGCAGTCTATCCACACCCTTCTCCTCACTCCTCCCTTTACACAACTCAACACGCCCTATCCTGCCACGGCTTATCTTAAAGGGTTTCTCAATACCATTGATGCACCTGCTTCTCAGGCAGATTTAGGAATCGAAGTCATCCTGGCTTTATTTACCCGCAAGGGCATTCAAAGACTATTTCAAAAAATAAACGAAGGGCGATTTCAGCTTGGCGCTAATGAAAACCGCATGGTAAGCCTACAGGAAACCTATCTATCCACCATCGAACCTGTCATTGCTTTCTTGCAAAACAAAAACCCGACACTCGCCTACTCCATTTCCGAACGAGACTATCTGCCCGAAGCCTCCCGGTTTGATCAAATCGATGATCTCGAATGGGCCTTTGGCAATCTCGGCATTCAGGATAAAGCCCGACACTTGGCCACGCTCTACCTCGAAGATCTGGCCGATTTGATTAAAAACACAATCGATCCATTTTTTGGCTTCAGTCGCTATGCCGAACGCCTTAGTTTGTCCGCAGAATCTTTCGATCCACTTTACGAATCGCTCAATGCAGCACCGTCTTTTATCGACGAAATTTTATTCGATTGCTTAGCACAAAAACTTACCACCGTTCAACCAGGGCTAGTTTGCTTGTCTGTCCCGTTTCCGGGAAACCTATACGGCGCACTCCGCTGTGGGCAATACTTAAAACAGCACCACCCGGGTATCAAAATAGCCATGGGTGGTGGGTATCCCAATACCGAACTGCGCTCCCTAAAAGACAGCAGACTATTCGAATTCATAGACTACATCACCCTCGACGATGGCGAGCGCCCCATCCAATTGCTACTCGATCACCTCTCTAGACAGATCGGCCAAACCAAACTGAAAAGAACGCTCCTGCTACTAGACGGTCATGTGACCTATGTCAATGGTGCCTCCCAACCCGACGTGACTTTTAGCCAAACAGGCACACCCGACTACGCCGGTATGGCATTGGATCAGTACCTATCCGTGATCGAAATCACCAACCCCATGCACCGGCTGTGGAGCGATGGCCGATGGAACAAACTTACCATGGCACACGGTTGCTACTGGAAAAAGTGCACCTTTTGTGACATCTCGTTGGATTATATTAAAAACTACGAACCTGTAAGTGCTGCCATTATTTGCGATCGTATGGAAGCCCAAATTCAACAAACGGGAGAAACAGGCTTTCATTTTGTAGACGAAGCCGCACCGCCCGCGCTCATGCGAGAGGTCGCCATCGAAATTCTCCGCCGCCAGCTCAAAGTGAGCTGGTGGACAAATATTCGCTTCGAAAAACGGTTCACTCCAGATTTGTGTCGATTACTTAAAGCCTCTGGTTGTATCGCCGTATCTGGCGGACTGGAAGTGGCCTCTGATCGATTGCTAGAGAAAATCCAAAAGGGAGTCACTGTAGCTCAAGTAGCTCAGGTCACAGACAATTTCACCGCCAGTGGCATCATGGTACATGCTTACCTGATGTACGGATTCCCTACGCAGACAGAACAAGAAACGATCGATTCGTTAGAAATGGTTCGCCAACTCTTTGAACTGGGAGTCATTCAGTCCGCTTTTTGGCATCAATTTGCCATGACGGCACACAGTCCCGTAGGAATGACTCCAGAAGCATTTGGTGCCAAAGCACTCATCGCAGCTGGCGATTTTGCCCACAACGACATCCCACATGAAGACCTGGAAGGCGCCGACCATGCGCTATTTAGTGAAGGTTTAAGAAAATCACTCTTCAATTACATGCATGGGGCTTGCTTAGATTTCCCACTACAGGAATGGTTTGATTTCGAAATCCCAGAAACAACTATATCTCCATTTGAAATAGAAATGGCCATCCAAAACAATCCTGGTACACCTATTTCCAATAGTTCAAAATTGGTCTGGCTTCATGCCAATCCACAGATTAGTTTTTATTCTAAAAAACAAAAAGGAAAAACTCAAACACGATGCAAGTTTGTAATCCATACGCATCAATCTACAGAAGAAGCTATTTTCAACCAAGCCCAAGGGCAAAGTCTAAAAGTCACATTCGAAAAACTGACAGTCAAGCGAGGCACACCCATCACCCTAGCGGAGTTTAAAACCATCTATGAACAAGAAGGGTCAGAAAGTTTTGATAAACTCACCAAAAGCCAAGGCTGGCAAACCCTTAGAAAAGTGGGTTTATTGATGGTTTAA
- a CDS encoding histidine phosphatase family protein codes for MKTKNIYIIRHGQTNFNLENKVQGRGINSSINETGQQQAQAFFDAYKDVPFDKIYVSALKRTQESVQQFIDLGIPYESHSGLDEISWGKHEGRPYDPVMHQIYLDTIAGWANGALDMTVGGGESPLEVVVRQKEAMKYIMANEDEEHILIATHGRAMRMLVCWMLNYPLERMDVFEHANLCLYQMQYTGGQYRIVKHGCTAHLPS; via the coding sequence TTGAAAACCAAAAATATATACATCATCCGGCATGGTCAGACTAATTTCAACCTTGAAAATAAAGTACAAGGACGAGGTATCAATTCTTCTATCAATGAAACGGGACAGCAGCAAGCGCAGGCTTTTTTCGACGCCTACAAGGATGTGCCATTTGACAAAATATATGTGTCGGCTCTGAAGCGTACGCAAGAATCTGTACAACAGTTTATCGATTTGGGGATTCCTTACGAGTCACATAGTGGCTTAGACGAGATCAGTTGGGGCAAACATGAGGGGCGCCCTTATGATCCTGTGATGCATCAAATCTATTTGGATACGATTGCAGGCTGGGCCAATGGAGCGCTGGATATGACTGTGGGAGGAGGAGAGTCGCCTTTGGAAGTAGTGGTTCGTCAGAAGGAAGCCATGAAGTACATCATGGCCAATGAAGACGAAGAACATATATTAATTGCTACCCATGGACGCGCCATGCGCATGCTGGTGTGTTGGATGCTTAATTATCCTTTGGAACGGATGGATGTCTTTGAGCATGCCAACCTATGTTTGTATCAAATGCAATACACTGGCGGTCAATATAGAATCGTAAAACATGGCTGTACAGCTCATCTACCCTCATGA
- a CDS encoding hotdog fold thioesterase, with translation MVDRIGIEFTEIGEDFVKATMPVDERTVQPLRLLHGGASVTLAETLGSVAATMTVDPNKQYCVGLEINANHIKSAKSGIVEGIAHPLHIGKKTQVWEIKITNEEKQLICVSRITMAVIDKK, from the coding sequence ATGGTTGACCGTATTGGTATAGAATTTACCGAAATCGGAGAAGACTTTGTGAAAGCCACCATGCCAGTAGACGAACGTACAGTACAACCACTCCGACTGCTACATGGAGGGGCTTCTGTAACGCTTGCCGAAACACTGGGCAGTGTAGCTGCCACCATGACTGTAGACCCTAACAAACAGTACTGCGTAGGATTGGAAATCAATGCCAACCACATCAAAAGTGCTAAAAGTGGTATCGTAGAAGGCATAGCCCATCCGCTACACATAGGTAAAAAAACGCAAGTATGGGAAATCAAAATCACCAATGAAGAAAAACAATTGATTTGCGTAAGCAGAATAACCATGGCCGTGATTGATAAAAAATAA
- a CDS encoding chorismate-binding protein has product MKHLASFSEKDDFDYRDFLASPVNFKSSKDHFLTLVENCKASITDGYYQKIVPSRREKFRTDKSFHPVKELVKLCEAYENAFVSLVYLPNQGLWLGATPELLISVDEDQNFETISLAGTQEIQPAFELSQASWMQKEIEEQALVSRYIINCFKKIRLREYEEYGPKTVKAGNLIHLKTSYKVNMKEVNFPQLGSVMLDLLHPTSAVCGMPMLPAAKFLQENENYDREYYSGYLGPINYEGATALYVNLRCAKIYKHDMILFAGAGVTEDSDPEKEWMETEIKFQTLLNIIQA; this is encoded by the coding sequence ATCAAGCATTTAGCTTCTTTTAGTGAAAAGGATGACTTTGACTACCGCGACTTTCTAGCTTCGCCTGTCAATTTCAAATCGTCCAAGGATCATTTTCTTACATTGGTAGAAAACTGTAAGGCCTCGATCACTGACGGCTACTACCAAAAAATAGTACCCTCAAGAAGAGAAAAGTTCCGAACAGACAAAAGTTTTCACCCAGTAAAAGAACTAGTCAAACTCTGCGAAGCTTACGAAAATGCTTTCGTATCGCTGGTTTACCTCCCTAATCAAGGGCTTTGGCTTGGTGCAACACCAGAACTACTCATTTCGGTAGATGAAGACCAAAATTTTGAAACCATTTCTCTAGCAGGCACTCAAGAGATCCAGCCAGCGTTTGAGTTATCTCAAGCCAGTTGGATGCAAAAAGAGATAGAAGAACAAGCGCTAGTCAGTCGATACATTATCAACTGTTTTAAAAAAATCCGCTTACGAGAATATGAAGAATACGGCCCAAAAACAGTAAAAGCAGGCAACCTCATCCACCTCAAAACCTCTTATAAGGTAAACATGAAAGAGGTGAATTTCCCACAACTAGGTAGTGTTATGCTCGACTTGCTGCACCCTACTTCAGCCGTATGTGGCATGCCTATGCTTCCTGCTGCCAAATTTCTTCAAGAAAACGAAAACTACGACCGTGAGTACTACAGCGGCTATTTGGGGCCGATCAACTACGAAGGTGCGACCGCACTTTATGTCAACTTGCGCTGTGCAAAAATCTATAAGCACGACATGATCTTGTTTGCAGGCGCAGGTGTCACCGAAGACAGTGATCCTGAAAAAGAATGGATGGAAACAGAAATCAAATTTCAAACCTTGCTCAATATCATCCAAGCCTAA
- the menD gene encoding 2-succinyl-5-enolpyruvyl-6-hydroxy-3-cyclohexene-1-carboxylic-acid synthase codes for MNLQPVFDLVQLCHLKGIQHAVISPGSRNAALTIAFARHPEIKCYSVPDERSAAFIALGISLKSQLPTVLICTSGSAALNYAPAVAEAFFNQVPLLILSADRPPEWIGQRDGQTIFQENLFGRHVKAAYVFPSLENNESARQAGHTMINEAINTSLSEDKGPVHINIPFREPFYPETGTLYGSQESLPVIPPTSNQSLNWKEGIDSICHYTKILIVVGQSAKSEEISAALSLLSIKYHLTVIADVISNGHDVAGVISSQDIFLKNLGNESLQPDLLITIGLSVISKNLKIFLRTHKPKAHWHVRNESISPDTYLALSQHIKADALPFLHELPKYLRASANQRDFQAAWQAVNTKTKAHIKNYTSQSFSDFNGYKRVLLALPDGSDLHLANSMAVRYANTIGLAPNKDIEVYCNRGTSGIDGSNSTAIGTALMSDRPTYLLTGDMAFLYDRNAFWHNHLPDHLHIVVFNNQGGGIFRMIDGPSQQPELKEYFETHQQRDAKWLAQEFDFEYTACANHEALEKALPGFMKPGKRNLLEIFTDAEESKQAYKELFRKLTD; via the coding sequence ATGAATTTACAACCTGTATTTGATCTTGTGCAACTTTGCCACCTCAAGGGGATCCAACACGCCGTGATATCCCCTGGCTCGCGCAATGCCGCACTCACCATTGCTTTTGCAAGACATCCAGAGATCAAATGCTATAGCGTACCCGACGAACGCTCCGCAGCGTTTATTGCACTTGGAATCAGTCTAAAAAGCCAGCTACCCACCGTATTGATCTGTACCTCTGGTTCTGCTGCCCTCAACTACGCCCCTGCCGTAGCCGAAGCCTTTTTCAACCAAGTCCCCCTACTCATACTCTCTGCTGATCGCCCCCCCGAATGGATCGGGCAACGCGACGGACAAACGATCTTTCAGGAAAATCTATTTGGCCGGCATGTCAAAGCAGCATACGTCTTTCCTTCACTAGAGAATAATGAATCAGCTAGACAAGCAGGGCACACGATGATCAACGAAGCGATCAATACAAGTCTATCTGAAGATAAAGGGCCTGTACATATCAACATTCCCTTCCGGGAACCCTTTTATCCTGAGACTGGCACTTTGTATGGGTCTCAAGAAAGTTTACCCGTCATCCCTCCTACATCAAATCAATCTCTCAACTGGAAAGAGGGCATAGATAGTATTTGCCATTACACTAAAATCCTGATCGTAGTAGGGCAATCGGCCAAATCAGAAGAGATCAGTGCAGCACTCAGCCTGCTGTCTATCAAATACCATCTCACAGTGATAGCCGATGTCATATCCAACGGCCATGACGTAGCAGGAGTCATATCTAGTCAGGATATTTTCCTCAAAAACCTAGGCAACGAAAGTTTACAGCCTGATTTACTTATCACTATTGGACTGTCTGTGATTAGCAAAAACTTGAAAATATTTTTGCGAACGCACAAGCCAAAAGCGCATTGGCATGTTCGGAACGAATCCATCTCACCAGACACCTATTTGGCTCTGAGCCAACACATCAAAGCGGATGCTTTACCTTTTTTACATGAGTTGCCCAAATACTTGAGAGCCAGTGCAAACCAGCGCGACTTTCAAGCAGCTTGGCAGGCAGTAAACACCAAGACCAAAGCACACATTAAAAACTATACGTCTCAGTCGTTTTCGGATTTCAACGGATACAAAAGAGTACTCCTCGCACTTCCTGATGGGTCAGACCTACACCTCGCCAACAGCATGGCCGTACGCTATGCTAATACCATTGGCCTAGCGCCAAATAAAGACATAGAGGTATACTGTAATCGTGGCACAAGTGGTATAGACGGCTCTAACAGCACGGCTATAGGCACGGCTCTAATGAGCGATCGCCCCACCTATTTACTCACGGGCGACATGGCTTTTCTATACGATCGCAATGCCTTTTGGCACAATCACCTACCCGACCACCTGCACATCGTAGTGTTCAACAACCAGGGCGGGGGTATTTTTCGTATGATCGATGGACCTTCGCAGCAGCCCGAGCTAAAAGAATATTTTGAGACGCATCAGCAAAGAGACGCCAAGTGGCTCGCTCAAGAATTTGACTTTGAGTACACGGCTTGCGCCAATCACGAAGCCCTTGAAAAGGCACTTCCTGGGTTTATGAAACCAGGCAAAAGGAACCTCTTAGAAATTTTTACGGATGCAGAAGAAAGTAAACAAGCCTACAAAGAATTATTTAGGAAACTAACCGATTGA
- the menB gene encoding 1,4-dihydroxy-2-naphthoyl-CoA synthase, protein MSTTFDWKPIKEYSDIKFEFFEGIAKITINRPEVYNAFRPETNNQMLEAMDICRERTDINVVVFTGAGDKAFCSGGDQNVKGVGGYIGEDGVPRLNVLDLHKKIRSLPKPVIAMVNGYAIGGGHVLHVVCDLTIASDNARFGQTGPKVGSFDGGFGSSYLARHVGQKKAREIWFLCEQYTADEAEKMGMVNKVVPLDQLEATTVEWCRTIMKRSPLAIRMIKRSLNAELDGQHGLMEMAGDATLMYYLMEEAQEGKHAFLEKRDPDFDKFPKFP, encoded by the coding sequence ATGAGTACAACATTCGACTGGAAACCAATCAAAGAATATTCGGATATCAAATTCGAATTCTTCGAAGGTATTGCAAAAATCACCATCAACAGACCTGAGGTATACAATGCCTTCAGACCAGAAACCAACAATCAAATGCTGGAAGCCATGGATATCTGTCGTGAACGCACAGATATCAATGTAGTGGTGTTTACCGGAGCTGGAGACAAAGCCTTTTGTTCTGGCGGAGACCAAAATGTAAAAGGCGTTGGTGGATACATCGGTGAAGATGGCGTACCAAGACTCAATGTGCTGGATCTACACAAAAAAATAAGATCGTTGCCTAAACCTGTAATTGCTATGGTCAACGGCTACGCTATAGGTGGCGGCCATGTTTTACATGTAGTTTGTGATCTCACAATTGCCTCAGACAATGCGAGATTCGGGCAAACAGGCCCAAAAGTGGGAAGCTTCGACGGTGGATTTGGCTCTTCCTATCTAGCCAGACACGTAGGCCAGAAAAAAGCCAGAGAAATTTGGTTCTTGTGCGAGCAGTACACGGCCGACGAAGCCGAAAAAATGGGTATGGTAAACAAAGTAGTACCACTAGATCAGCTAGAAGCCACTACTGTGGAATGGTGCCGCACGATCATGAAGCGTAGCCCTCTGGCCATACGCATGATCAAGCGCAGCCTCAACGCCGAACTGGATGGTCAGCATGGCTTGATGGAAATGGCGGGTGATGCCACCCTGATGTATTACCTAATGGAAGAAGCACAAGAAGGCAAACATGCTTTTCTCGAAAAAAGAGACCCTGATTTCGACAAATTCCCTAAGTTTCCTTAA
- a CDS encoding DUF4136 domain-containing protein, with the protein MKVVYWFIILLLISSCSTPKVIKYLNDELDYSQYHTYRLINYKSDDKSYSQEGLAFFTQVEEAITQNMTAKGYEKANKPDLIARYEIISTTASSSNSNNNYYDPYSYYQPYYAPTFYETSKFTEGVILIELRDRKQKKLVWQGSLDLKYTKRIEAHLAILESINKIFKTYPYLAGANEAQPEQ; encoded by the coding sequence ATGAAAGTAGTCTACTGGTTCATCATTCTATTACTTATATCATCTTGTTCTACACCCAAGGTGATCAAGTATCTGAATGATGAATTGGACTACAGTCAGTATCATACCTACCGGCTGATCAATTACAAAAGTGATGACAAGTCTTATTCGCAAGAAGGACTTGCTTTTTTTACGCAAGTAGAAGAGGCCATCACTCAAAACATGACAGCCAAAGGATATGAAAAAGCAAACAAACCAGACCTGATCGCCAGATACGAAATCATATCGACTACTGCCTCCAGTTCTAATAGCAACAACAACTACTACGACCCATACAGTTACTACCAGCCCTACTATGCCCCTACTTTTTACGAAACAAGTAAATTCACGGAAGGTGTAATCTTAATCGAACTCAGGGATCGTAAGCAAAAAAAACTGGTATGGCAAGGCAGCCTAGATCTCAAATACACCAAACGCATAGAAGCGCATCTAGCGATATTAGAATCTATCAATAAAATATTTAAGACCTATCCTTATCTGGCAGGAGCAAATGAAGCACAGCCTGAGCAATAA
- a CDS encoding C40 family peptidase: protein MIHRLLFVLIFLSAFACQQNQSSKILDQALVSRDSIKQQYAPDSRVALFDIQISQEGNRLLLAGQTDQYRALATFMNILGAQGIQLVNQVNTLPDESTLKHEYAIVTNSVANLRTQPKHSAELATQAILGTVLKVLKITEEWYYVQTPDDYIAWVDHGGVALKTNTELQEWQAANKVIVTTVATKAYFDSKQKTVLSDLVLGNVLMKEGQVDKLIRVRFPDGRFGYVSADEVKDYQNWLNELKPSGYLMEYYARQLMGTPYLWGGTSAKAMDCSGFTKTVYLMNGLVIPRDASQQVNAGIAVDLERTFEELKKGDLLFFGKPATDSSKQRITHVGLWLGAGEFIHASERVRISSIDPAALNYDEFNKNRYLGSRRYLNHLEGNIEQLKGRVELF from the coding sequence ATGATTCATCGATTACTTTTTGTCCTTATTTTTCTTTCGGCTTTTGCTTGCCAGCAAAACCAATCTTCTAAAATACTAGATCAAGCATTGGTCTCCAGAGATAGTATCAAACAACAATATGCACCTGATAGTCGTGTGGCTTTGTTTGATATTCAGATTAGCCAAGAAGGCAATCGGTTGTTGCTTGCTGGACAAACAGATCAGTACAGGGCTTTGGCTACTTTTATGAATATATTGGGGGCACAGGGCATCCAGTTGGTTAATCAAGTCAATACCTTGCCCGATGAGTCTACGCTGAAACACGAGTACGCTATAGTTACCAATTCGGTTGCTAACCTGAGAACCCAACCTAAGCATTCGGCTGAATTGGCCACGCAAGCTATTTTGGGTACAGTGTTGAAAGTGCTCAAAATCACAGAAGAGTGGTATTATGTGCAGACGCCCGATGATTATATCGCTTGGGTAGATCATGGTGGAGTAGCGCTGAAAACGAACACTGAACTGCAAGAGTGGCAAGCCGCTAATAAAGTGATAGTGACTACAGTTGCCACTAAGGCTTATTTCGATAGCAAACAGAAAACGGTGCTTTCGGATTTGGTTCTGGGCAATGTGCTGATGAAAGAGGGGCAAGTAGATAAACTGATACGAGTAAGGTTTCCTGATGGTAGATTCGGATATGTGAGTGCTGATGAGGTGAAAGATTATCAAAATTGGTTAAACGAACTAAAACCTTCAGGTTATTTGATGGAGTACTATGCGCGACAACTGATGGGAACGCCTTACTTGTGGGGAGGCACTTCAGCCAAAGCCATGGATTGCAGTGGTTTTACCAAAACTGTTTATTTGATGAATGGCTTGGTGATTCCGAGAGACGCTTCACAGCAGGTAAATGCTGGTATTGCGGTAGATTTAGAACGAACTTTTGAAGAATTGAAAAAAGGAGATTTGTTATTCTTTGGCAAACCTGCCACAGATAGCTCCAAGCAACGAATTACTCACGTAGGCCTTTGGCTGGGTGCGGGCGAATTTATTCATGCTTCTGAGCGCGTACGCATCAGTTCTATCGATCCTGCTGCTCTCAATTATGATGAATTCAACAAAAATCGTTACCTAGGTAGTCGAAGGTATTTAAATCATTTAGAGGGAAATATTGAGCAACTGAAGGGGAGAGTAGAGCTTTTTTAG